The proteins below come from a single Pleuronectes platessa chromosome 3, fPlePla1.1, whole genome shotgun sequence genomic window:
- the LOC128437419 gene encoding B-cell receptor CD22 has product MEGSSVTLTCSSDANPAAHYTWYKEDEDSPTASGQIFTITNIRAEHGGKYQCEAQNTHGRSYTTLHLTVGAGKSVIIMNIIRLTLVVVLVPVLVWTLWTRMKKTLSLKSEVNEAVEMIESHNCLEYENVAAAAQTEDTEEQEDLV; this is encoded by the exons atggagggcagctcagtgactctgacctgcagcagtgatgctaacccagcagctcactacacctggtacaaggaggacgaggactcaccaacagcatcaggacaaatcttcaccatcactaatatcagagctgaacatggtggaaagtatcagtgtgaggcccagaacacacacggacgtagttacaccaccttacatctgactgttggagcag ggaagtcagtgataatcatgaatatcatcaggctgactctggtggtcgtgctggttccagtgctggtctggactctgtggacgag gatgaagaaaactctgagcttgaaatcagaagtgaatgaagctgtggagatgatagag tcacacaactgtcTTGAGTATGAGAacgttgctgctgcagcacagacagaagacacagaggagcaggaagacctggtgtga
- the LOC128437520 gene encoding B-cell receptor CD22, producing MGLREAASCFVIFLLSVSVVQGVDPWGVRCTPTQICAVKGSQVQIRGSYWHPSRIDGHDVAVEKTLWFTKVQDGQPVDLRSASEYTGRVKYDCGNKACTLTITDLRDSDSDVYQFRFTTNQPTGSLTGSPGVTLSVTGVQAHIPKSSSCWWYDCSKSRVECQTSCSPTPSPSYIWYKNGKKTPGEQSYTAYFYSADSISCAVRGHEDFPSAPVCVHGNSCYRVNYINRNICAFKGSSVDISCSYNSQSNPITSKSWLVAEREDVQLYRPQAVDLLKDPEFTHRVQVLDPEPGRSTLRIMNLRLSDSAQYRFTFKSQWFEWERSFPGTTLTVTDVQVICSPIGPTLTCHSSCLLSGRPSFVWFKNGTEVHGETSPTFRGFLHPENNYSCAYEHHHSSPVYAPKVPLVQLSQPGDILKDSSVSLTCSSDANPPPAYTWYKENQTLLNRAAQLVFSSIPLSDSGEYYCTAENALGKTASKRVLINVKYAVSVSPSGEIMEGSSVTLTCSSDANPAANYTWYKENQTLLQGPEGVYRLSSISSGDSGVYSCKSENQYGRINSTVVQCENGWDVSYTSTEICAVRGSTVDITCTYTYPSTFNNHDTTVQEPFWFIKESNGIHVDLRTDPEYSGRVENLCGNNKCTLRISNLRESDSAVYKFRFTTNQPTGSLTGSAGVTLSVTDLHVQVRASVKNSYDSSIWAELRCQSSCRLPDHLNYVWYKNQQKRKEGESYSGHFQSADTVSCAVKGHEDFRSPSMLVSQNGWDVSYTSTEICAVRGSTVDINCTYTYPSTFNNHDTTVQETFWLIKESNGIHVDLSTDPEYSGRVQNLCENNKCTLRISNLRESDSAVYKFRFTTNQPTGSLNGFAGVTLSVTDPQLQVHVRRSTANPSSTWTELTCHSRCQLPDHLSYVWYNNNKPVGRKKYFHLRHFNAEDSYQCAIEGHERFTSPTLYAPKPPSVSVSPSGEIMEGSSVTLTCSSDANPAAKYTWYKRRGDKQVQHLSEETQFVLSSIRSSDSGEYYCTAENELGNTASKRVLINVKYAPKPPSVSVSPSGEIMEGSSVTLTCSSDANPAAKYTWYKEDEDSPTASGQIFTITDITAEHGGKYQCEAQNTDGRSKATLHLTVGAGDCSTLTSTAYNPPPHLSPFHYIRTLNHQYSGFPDVTAVYQAHHIAHEQY from the exons TGGTGCAGGGTGTGGATCCCTGGGGGGTGAGGTGCACTCCGACTCAGATCTGTGCTGTAAAAGGATCACAGGTGCAAATACGCGGCTCCTACTGGCACCCATCCAGAATAGATGGCCATGATGTTGCAGTGGAGAAAACGTTGTGGTTTACTAAAGTGCAGGATGGTCAACCTGTGGATCTGAGATCAGCCTCTGAGTACACAGGTCGTGTGAAGTATGACTGTGGAAACAAGGCCTGCACTCTGACCATCACAGACCTGAGAGACAGCGACTCTGATGTGTaccagttcaggttcacaaccaaccaacctactgggagtttaactggttcacctggagtcactctgtctgtcacag GTGTCCAGGCGCACATTCCAAAATCCTCAAGTTGCTGGTGGTATGACTGTTCAAAGTCACGTGTGGAGTGTCAAACCAGTTGTTCTCCAACTCCCAGTCCGTCCTACATCTGGTACAAGAATGGAAAAAAGACACCGGGAGAACAATCTTATACAGCCTACTTTTATTCAGCAGACAGTATTTCCTGTGCTGTGAGAGGCCACGAGGATTTCCCCTCTGCtccagtgt gtgtcCATGGAAATTCATGCTACAGAGTGAATTACATCAACAGGAACATCTGTGCCTTTAAAGGCTCCTCAGTGGACATCTCTTGCAGTTACAACAGTCAATCTAATCCTATCACATCTAAGTCCTGGTTGGTTGCTGAGCGTGAGGATGTGCAGCTGTATCGTCCTCAAGCTGTGGACTTACTCAAAGACCCAGAGTTCACACATCGTGTTCAGGTCCTTGATCCAGAGCCAGGGCGCTCCACTCTGAGGATAATGAACCTCAGACTGAGTGATTCAGCCCAGTATCGCTTCACATTCAAATCACAGTGGTTTGAATGGGAGAGAAGTTTCCCTGGCACAACTCTGACTGTCACAG ATGTTCAGGTGATCTGTTCTCCGATTGGTCCAACACTGACTTGTCATAGCAGCTGTCTTCTCTCTGGTCGTCCCTCCTTTGTCTGGTTCAAGAATGGAACAGAAGTTCACGGGGAAACGTCTCCAACTTTCAGGGGATTCCTTCACCCTGAAAACAACTATTCCTGTGCTTATGAGCATCACCACTCGTCCCCTGTGT ATGCTCCGAAGGTTCCTTTAGTGCAGCTGAGTCAACCTGGAGACATTCTGAAGGACAGCTCggtgtctctgacctgcagcagtgatgctaacccaccCCCTgcatacacctggtacaaggagaaccAGACTTTGCTCAACAGAGCAGCTCAGCTGGTTTTCAGCTCCATCCCGTTGTCTGACTCTGGAGAATATTACTGCACAGCTGAGAATGCGCTGGGGAAGACAGCGTCTAAACGTGtcttaataaatgtgaaat atgctgtgtcagtgagtccctctggtgagatcatggagggcagctcggtgactctgacctgtagcagtgatgctaacccagcagctaactacacctggtacaaggagaaccAAACTCTGCTTCAAGGACCAGAGGGTGTTTatcgtctctcctccatcagctctggggacagcggggtctactcctgcaagtctgagaatcagtacggacggatcaactccacg gtggtacagtgtgagaatggctgggatgtgagttacacttctactgagatctgtgccgtcagaggatcaacagtggacattacctgtacctacacatacccatccacatttaataaccatgatactacagttcaggaacctttctggttcattaaagagagtaatgggattcacgttgatctaaggactgatccggagtattcaggtcgtgtggagaatctctgtggaaacaacaagtgcactctgagaatctctaacctgagagagagcgactcagctgtgtacaagttcaggttcacaacaaaccaacctactgggagtttaactggttcagctggagtcactctgtctgtcactg atttgcatgtgcaggtgagagCATCAGTGAAGAATAGTTATGACTCTTCTATCTGGGcagagctcaggtgtcagagcagttgtcgtcttcctgatcatctgaactacgtctggtacaagaatcaacagaagaggaaggaaggagaatcTTATTCAGGTCATTTTCAATCTGCAGACAcagtttcctgtgctgttaaaggacacgaggatttccgctctccttcaatgt tggtgagtcagaatggctgggatgtgagttacacttctactgagatctgtgccgtcagaggatcaacagtggacattaactgtacctacacatacccatccacatttaataaccatgatactacagttcaggaaactttctggttgattaaagagagtaatgggattcacgttgatctaagtaCTGATccagagtattcaggtcgtgttcagaatctctgtgaaaacaacaagtgcactctgagaatctctaacctgagagagagcgactcagctgtgtacaagttcaggttcacaacaaaccaacctactgggagtttaaatGGTTttgctggagtcactctgtctgtcacag accctcagctccaggtacatgtgaggagatcaacagccaatccatcttctacctggacagagctgacctgtcacagcaggtgtcagctccctgatcatctttcctacgtttggtacaataacaataaacctgttggacgaaaaaaatactttcacctccgaCACTTTAATGCTGAAGACAGCTATCAATGTGCTATAGAAGGACATGAGCGTTTTACTTCTCCTACATtgt atgctccaaagcctccctctgtgtcagtgagtccctctggtgagatcatggagggcagctcagtgactctgacctgcagcagtgatgctaacccagcagctaaatacacctggtacaagagaagaggagataaaCAAGTTCAACATCTCAGTGAAGAGACACAATTTGTCCTCAGCTCCATCAGGTCATCAGACTCTGGAGAATATTActgcacagctgagaatgagCTGGGGAACACAGCGTCCAAACGTGtcttaataaatgtgaaat acgctccaaagcctccctctgtgtcagtgagtccctctggtgagatcatggagggcagctcagtgactctgacctgcagcagtgatgctaacccagcagctaaatacacctggtacaaggaggacgaggactcaccaacagcatcaggacaaatcttcaccatcactgatatcacagctgaacatggtggaaagtatcagtgtgaggcccagaacactGACGGACGTAGTAAGgccaccttacatctgactgttggagcaggtgattgTAGCACTCTGACTTCTACAgcctacaacccccccccccacctctctccttTTCATTACATAAGAACCCTAAACCATCAATActcaggatttccagatgtCACAGCTGTTTATCAAGCccatcatattgcacatgaacaatactga